A window from Synechococcus sp. RSCCF101 encodes these proteins:
- a CDS encoding MnhB domain-containing protein — protein sequence MSRPRALTTRSLLRPLCLAAAVLLCLAPLSVSLPPPTNLAGLVEELATQTGVPNLVSGVILHVRLFDTIGEVVVFTLASLGVRWLLGSERAVRDIRALSDDPSVVLCQWGATIATLVAVELALRGHLSPGGGFAAGVAGGTAIGLVLISGGAAEAESIHRRWRADLWEKGSVLAFLLLSLLALWGLAPPPGRFGTLLSGSWIPVLNVLVAIKVTLGSWSMVQRLVRARGLL from the coding sequence ATGAGCAGGCCACGGGCCCTCACCACCCGCTCGCTGCTGCGCCCCCTGTGCCTGGCGGCAGCGGTGCTGCTCTGCCTGGCGCCGCTGAGCGTCAGCCTGCCGCCGCCCACCAACCTGGCCGGGCTGGTGGAGGAGCTCGCCACCCAGACCGGCGTGCCCAACCTGGTCTCGGGCGTGATCCTGCACGTGCGCCTGTTCGACACCATCGGCGAGGTGGTGGTGTTCACCCTGGCCTCCCTGGGGGTGCGCTGGCTGCTGGGTTCGGAGCGGGCGGTGCGCGACATCCGGGCCCTCAGCGATGACCCCTCCGTGGTGCTCTGCCAGTGGGGCGCCACGATCGCGACCCTGGTGGCGGTGGAACTGGCCCTGCGCGGTCATCTGTCGCCCGGCGGTGGATTCGCCGCGGGAGTGGCGGGAGGCACCGCGATCGGCCTGGTGCTGATCAGCGGCGGTGCGGCGGAGGCCGAGAGCATTCACCGCCGCTGGCGCGCCGATCTGTGGGAGAAGGGCTCGGTTCTGGCCTTTCTGCTGCTCAGCCTGCTCGCCCTCTGGGGCCTGGCGCCCCCTCCCGGCCGCTTCGGCACCCTGCTGAGCGGCAGCTGGATTCCCGTGCTGAACGTGCTCGTGGCGATCAAGGTGACCCTGGGCTCCTGGTCGATGGTGCAGCGCCTGGTGCGGGCCCGCGGTCTGCTCTGA